The Lepus europaeus isolate LE1 chromosome 6, mLepTim1.pri, whole genome shotgun sequence genome includes a window with the following:
- the LOC133762159 gene encoding LOW QUALITY PROTEIN: phospholipid hydroperoxide glutathione peroxidase-like (The sequence of the model RefSeq protein was modified relative to this genomic sequence to represent the inferred CDS: deleted 1 base in 1 codon; substituted 1 base at 1 genomic stop codon) has product MRIRESLQEEMTFKQPGNTKLLLTVKHCKRCAHSTPEFSANDVDGRMVRLDKHWALVCIVTHVASQRGRTDVSDTQLVALHRASYAECEXRILAFRCHQVGRQEPGSKAEIKEPTAGYKGKFDTRSKTCGNGDSAPVLWQWVRAQPQDGGTLRNAVQ; this is encoded by the exons ATGAGAATAAGAGAAAGCCTCCAGGAAGAAATGACATTTAAG CAACCAGGGAACACCAAGTTGTTACTTACAGTGAAACACTGTAAGCGCTGTGCGCACTCCACGCCCGAGTTCTCAGCCAATGACGTCGACGGGCGCATGGTTCGCCTGGACAAGCACTGGGCCTTGGTGTGCATCGTCACCCACGTGGCCTCTCAAAGAGGCAGAACCGACGTGAGTGACACTCAGCTCGTCGCCCTGCAC CGTGCTAGCTACGCTGAGTGCGAATGACGGATCCTGGCCTTCCGCTGCCATCaggtggggaggcaggagccGGGGAGTAAGGCAGAGATCAAAGAGCCCACCGCTGGCTATAAGGGCAAATTCGATACGCGCAGCAAGACCTGCGGGAACGGCGACAGCGcaccggtgctgtggcagtggGTGAGAGCGCAGCCCCAAGACGGTGGCACCCTGCGGAACGCCGTCCAATAG